Within the Medicago truncatula cultivar Jemalong A17 chromosome 4, MtrunA17r5.0-ANR, whole genome shotgun sequence genome, the region atataattgAAGCTATGACAAAAACTGGAAAATGGTATCCCATGCTTTACTCACATAGTAATATGTCTATTAAGTAATAATAAGggtgaagaaaaatgaaaaagatgaaaatgacattttacTTTTGGACTAGTGAAAATGACTGGATGATGATTTGCAATGATTTTACTGTGTGGAAGTTACTgaattcaaagatttttttactCAACTCAATGAGATtgtaacttaattttttttaagtgttaaTAAAGAATTAAGCACAAGGTTTGTCCGAATAAAAATTTAAGCATACGTCCCCTAAATTGTAATCGAGTGGTATAAATTGAGACGAAGAAATACTAAAAAGGATGTCTAGATTCGTCGACTATAAGTTAGAGAATTTGCAAATCCAATATTATAAAAACTTTCTTCGTTTTTCGTTACTATAAAATCTTGAGGAATGGTAACCCCAAATAGTATTTTTCTATTCTTTTGTATAAATCAAATATCTTTACGCACAATTATAAAAACTAATTCATTGGATTCGTTAAGATTACACACAACAAAAGTTTTCCCTCAAGATTTTTTTCCCACAAGTAATGTTGTCAAAGGATTgcaaatatgcagatgaaattgattcctcaaggggaaaaaagacaaataaaatgTATCAAAAGTGCATAATTTATCCACCCAATTATTTGTCACAAATTAtagaaaactaaataaataaaggtccaacaaaatatataacTGTAAAAATCTCACCAAACAATCTATGCAAACAAAAACCACACTATCTAACAGTCTAAAGCTCTAATTtaagcacttttttttttttttttttttatagatctTGGTTGTCTTCAAGCCTTTGTACTCCATTGATTACTTCTATCTTCTTGATTGATGACAATGAAAATCTTGGAAAGAACTTCTCCTTCCTCTAAATTAACTGTAGATTTGGTGCAGCGTTTCGTTGCTCGAAGAATTTTAGACTCCCTTCTTGTACTTTGTAGAGGAGAAACTAGGACAATATCGACACGACACTTACGAAACTTTAAGGATTTTGGCTCAAAGTGGTTTTACACTATGGTTCCAACATAACCAAATCCTACAATTGTGAAGGTTAAGGTTTGTAGGAAAAGGTAGATAAAGTAGTTGTGTTTTCCATGAACATAGTCATAGCATCCACAAAAGAAGAGAAACACTGCAAATCCTAGCTCCAAGAAATTAAGCCTGCAAATCGGAAAAAACCGCAATTTTAATTAAGACCTCTACATACATATATGATACttcaaaaaatttgttaatAGTGAACTATAGTACAAAACTAGGACAAAATTCCCTTTTGTTTGGAACTAAAATcacaagaaaacagaaaaatagaaccttataatattatgagttCATTCTATAATAATTCTAATTTGGGTTTTTTTAGAATCTTCTGTCATGTGCATATGGTTATATTCTAAAATCTTCTGCAAGTCTCATGTGCATGGAAGAAATGTGTATACCTACTTAATCATTCTTAAATGACAAAATCACAAGATAAAGAATAACAAAAGAATCAGTTACtagaaacaacaaaataacaagGGTGTCACACATTATTAATATTTCCTTCAATCATGAAATTATTGGCCAAACTACAAGATTCCTATAATGCCAGCTAGTGTGAGTGACAAGTGACAACCACAATGAAGATGTAGAATTTGAGATTTAGACAAAGATACCAAAAGAAGatacaattattttgattaataaatagataaatatgtAACTAACCTTTCCATAAATTTGGATCTTGTTTTCTTTTGAACTTTGACATTGGTTTTCTTGGCTGCATCTCCagatttgtcttttttattgttgttgttgtttacagAATCTCCAAGTTTTTCAGTCACAACCCATTCGTTAGCCCTCCCATATTCTAGCAAACCGATTAGGGTTGCCTTGGTACGATGCAAAGACATGACATTCTCGAAAAGGATCCAATAGAACAGAAGGTGAATTGACCTGCAAAAGTTTCACACGATGAGTTTGATATAAGAACGGTGAGTGTATGTTTGAATTGACTGCACGAAACATGGATATGATAACATGATAGAAAAGTAATCGGACCTTGGTGTTCCGACTGAGTTGAGAATGGTGATGATGGAAGGAATGTAAACAGCTCCCCAAATTGGAACATGAACCTCAGGAACCAAAATTGTGAGGGGAATTACAAGACAGTAGAAGAAGAAAGTGACCATGTGAGCTACGATCTTGCGAACAAGGAAAAAGCTGTATATAACATACACTTTCTTCCAGAACTTCACTTTCTgcacacaaaaaccaaaacagaaCATCATTAAAATTCGGAAcataaatgaaaatagaattaAGTTCTTTGTCTCTTCATTCTTAATCTTAACAAACAAACATACCTTGTTCCTTATAATCTCCATCGCCATTTTGCGGAACAGATTAGCAGGACCACACGACCATCTGTGCTGCTGGAATCTGAAGGCTCTCAGAGTACTTGGAAGTTCACTGTTTGCCTATAACAAGAAAATTGCaacaataaatatcatattgTGATATAAGAATGATCTTATGCATTAGTCTAGTCATTACAATCAAATCTCGACCGCTGAATTAAGGTATAATCCAAATTCAATGGTCGATGTTTGAATACATTGACTAGTCTACTACAAAAGATTATGAGCACGGAATAAAACCATCATAAAATTCACAATCTATAATCTAGTTAACTTAAGATAGAAGATTTACCTGGAGGTCTCCAAGgtacaaaaatttccatcccCTAAGACTTGCTCGAACAGCGAGGTCCATATCTTCAACTGTTGTTCTATCTTTCCATCCTCCTGCTTCATTGATAGCAGCAATTCTCCAAATACCGGCCGTCCCTGCATTCAGGTTCCAAAATATGAAACATTAGTAAGTAATTGATGTGATCACATTATCATGACTAAtaactaattactaacatttgtcgATGAAAATTAGAAGGTATAAAGTGAATTACCATTGAAGCCAAAGAAAGCATGAGTAGCTGATCCAACTTCTTGCTCAACTGTGAAATGGTAATCCAAAGACATCTCTTGCATTCTTGTCAACAAACATTCATTTGCATTCACTGTCACAAAAACCATTCTCAATATTAGTATAATAACACATCAATAATTTGTTACTAGAAATTAATTTAATCCTGCTCTATCATTAAAATGTAAAAATCACTACATCATAAAACAATggtctaaataaataaaaaatttacactaaggttttgactttttttactatatatgtttttgttaattaacTTTAACTTTTTCACAAGGTAAGGTTTATCTTGATGACCAATATCATTAGGTAAGGCAAAGTACAATATCACAGGACAAATGCATAATTCCGTTACAGTGGCCAACCAAAAGGTAAGATACAATAAAGATAAAGTCAGCTTTGGCCCCACATAGAcacatgaattttatttagcaaaaaatcttacaaaaaattaaagactACAATATTAGAATAATGAAAGCAAGATTTAAAGTAATAAAGTATacctaaataaataaactaacaCCACTACTACTTAGTAttattaaatcacataaataaatgaattaatatatatattaaaatacaaGTACCTaaccaaatattattattattattattataaatgaaattaagAAATAGTTTTGTTGTGAATAGTTGAAGTGTCGGCAAGGAAGGGTAAGGTCGACCATAAGACACATGGTGCTACCCACACTGacacatattattattattttatgttttttatctAAACCCTAAATATACTGCAAAACCACGTGGGAAGTGCCTTTGATGGAACTATAGTAAACTTTGATATTTGGATGCATTCATATATGACTTTTTTACccttctttcattttcttttccacaaattgaaataatgacagttaattatttaattatattttactttttttatcaagttaaattcaatttgcacaaaattgaaaatgagtCAAATTATTTCTTCTAGTAGAAAAAGACTTGTAATACATAATTTTCACCTTATGAGAATTAGACCCATTACTGTTTTTTAGTTGACCCCACATAATCTTTTTGCTAAATTTAGAAGTTCAACTAAATATCATAGCCGCCCAGGTTTTTTTTGTAACATTATATTTAACTTGTTAGAAAAGTAGAAGTTGAACTAgttgttttttctatttgtttctacttaataattaataataattttccacttttaattttatattaacaCTAATCAAAATTCTAAAGTATGAGTCGTTAGTGTTCCCTACCCGTGATTGAAGGGTTTGTTTTCGTGGACCCATTCCCCTAAACCGGGCCAACCCAAGTCAAACAAGGACAAAATTGGAAAAAGCAAAAAGTACACTCTCCTACACaatcaatataaaaaacaacatcacataatcatttctattttttttcttcttcttcatttttaataaatgcCAGCAAGCCACCGACACTATGAATCTAGGAATTcatcaaacataaaaataaaaccttagtttttttttactataagtCAAATATATTAGTTTATTGTAAGTGTAAAATTTTTGTTACActattaatcaatgtaattgtcaTATACACTTAAAAATCATTTGACTTTAATCATATcataattatttctaaaatcACATAGATTTGTTGAATAGTGTAACGATTTTATCgacaatgtatcaaaattaaactcgaTTAAAAGATGATTAGTGTTGTGCTTACCAAATCTCCAACGACCTTGAACAAGAGCAATTTCAGGATTACCAACAAGAAAAGGAATGGCTCTTCTAAGAAAATCAGGAGGAGGACTAAAATCAGCATCAAATATGACAACATATTCACAATGCTTGACATAGCTACGTTTTAGTCCTTCTTTCAATGCACCTGCTTTGTATCCACCTCTTGTTTCTCTAATTTGGTATGTTATATTTATTCCTTTACTTGCCCATCTTTGGCATTCCATTTCCACTAGTTGCTGCATTCATTCATGAAATcaaacttaattatttttttcttatttcattaataacaaCAAAACGTACTAAGGATTTAATGCGATATTTAATTCCTCAACACCctactttttagttaaaaaaaatctaaattatcAGTTTTGGGATTGGAAATgatttttataatcaaagaCTTGATCATCATTTactaaacacaaaaaaaattgagtcaaattgaaagaaaaaaaaaactattgttgGGACTATAACTTTGAATAGAAAAAGTATGAATTTTATACATTAATAAACACAATTAGCTTGAAAAATGACATTAAGCTTGAAAAAAATTACCGAACATCGGTAATTTTGTAAAAgcttaaaaatgtaatttttatcgAAATCAGTGTAACATATCATGATTATGACAAACTCACTGTGTATTAAAGTATGGAGTAAGAAAATGCAGATCCTTATTGGGTGATTGAAGAATTAAACTGGAAAATTTTGACATGAATTTTTGGAATACCTTAACAACAGGGTCAGTAGAATCATCAAGTACTTGGATCACGAGTCGATCCGTCGGCCATGAAAGCCCGCAAGCCGCTCCAATTGAAACCTTATAAACCTGTAATAgaaaaacaacattaatcagAATGCACAGGTCTTTTACTAGTTtatactgtaaaaaaaaaaaaaagttaccaaAAGAAtccaaaagaacaaaaacaaagaacatAAGAGAATCTTTCTCTGACCTCTCTTTCATTGAACATTGGAATTTGAACAAGAACAACAGGAAAATTCTCGCCACCAAGTTCTTCATCATCTTGAAGAGGCTCATACTTATAACGTTGTTCAGGTTTTTTCCAAAAAAGCTTAACCAAAATGATAACAAAACCCATATAAACTCTTTCCATAAAAAGCATAAGTGCCATTGCTAATGAAATGTAAACACAAGCATTCAAAAATGGTACAATTAATGGTGCTTTCATTACATCCCATATCATCTTAATTTGACTTGACACATCATAGTTCACTTGAAATGACTCTGGTATATAAACTTTAGGTTCTGACTCaaccattttgatttttatgagatcTCTCTCTATTAAAATAGCCCTTTAAACCCTTTCTCTCTGCACCccctaaaaatcaaaacttgtACACAATTTTGACTCCTTAACCTTAAGAATGCCTATGAATGTGAAACAAACAAAGGCATTCTTTCTAGTTCAAGacagtgagagagagagagagagagagtaagagagagagagagagagtgtgtgagAAGGGCAATGAGTGTAGAGATAAAGAGGTTACTTTATAGTCAGACACTATGGTGATAGATTTTTCCATCTACCATcaatgttttttaatatatttaatactgatatttattgtgaattattgattggttcattttattttttttccttttttattttttttagtcttaTTCACAGAGTGTCTTTTGCCTCACTGGAATGGAATATGCTGCTCTGTGCTTCTTTTTTAACTAgactataattttattttgactaaGAATATAATCTCTGTAACTCAagtttggtttagttttttAACCATTGTTTTCTTTGACTTAATTTCTTGAATttggttattttgaaaataatttatgtccATTAAGGGATGACTGGCtcaagtaattaattaatttcaccAAAGAATGAATAGTTTGATAGAGCTCGACATTGATTACGG harbors:
- the LOC11418775 gene encoding glucomannan 4-beta-mannosyltransferase 2, with product MVESEPKVYIPESFQVNYDVSSQIKMIWDVMKAPLIVPFLNACVYISLAMALMLFMERVYMGFVIILVKLFWKKPEQRYKYEPLQDDEELGGENFPVVLVQIPMFNEREVYKVSIGAACGLSWPTDRLVIQVLDDSTDPVVKQLVEMECQRWASKGINITYQIRETRGGYKAGALKEGLKRSYVKHCEYVVIFDADFSPPPDFLRRAIPFLVGNPEIALVQGRWRFVNANECLLTRMQEMSLDYHFTVEQEVGSATHAFFGFNGTAGIWRIAAINEAGGWKDRTTVEDMDLAVRASLRGWKFLYLGDLQANSELPSTLRAFRFQQHRWSCGPANLFRKMAMEIIRNKKVKFWKKVYVIYSFFLVRKIVAHMVTFFFYCLVIPLTILVPEVHVPIWGAVYIPSIITILNSVGTPRSIHLLFYWILFENVMSLHRTKATLIGLLEYGRANEWVVTEKLGDSVNNNNNKKDKSGDAAKKTNVKVQKKTRSKFMERLNFLELGFAVFLFFCGCYDYVHGKHNYFIYLFLQTLTFTIVGFGYVGTIV